In Erythrolamprus reginae isolate rEryReg1 unplaced genomic scaffold, rEryReg1.hap1 H_7, whole genome shotgun sequence, one genomic interval encodes:
- the LOC139155849 gene encoding mitogen-activated protein kinase 1-like, producing the protein MAAAAATAAPGGAGAVPVSGVPRLAVETVKGQAFDVGPRYTDLQYIGEGAYGMVCSAYDHVNKIRAAIKKISPFEHQTYCQRTLREIKILLRFKHENVIGINDILRAPTIDQMRDVYIVQDLMETDLYKLLKTQQLSNDHICYFLYQILRGLKYIHSANVLHRDLKPSNLLINTTCDLKICDFGLARIADPDHDHTGFLTEYVATRWYRAPEIMLNSKGYTKSIDIWSVGCILAEMLSNRPIFPGKHYLDQLNHILGILGSPSQDDLNCIINTKARNYLQSLPQKPKVPWAKLFPKADSKALDLLDKMLTFNPNKRITVEESLAHPYLEQYYDPSDEPVAEEPFRFDMELDDLPKEKLKELIFEETARFQPAYQGP; encoded by the exons atggctgcagcggcggcgacagcAGCCCCGGGCGGGGCGGGAGCCGTGCCAGTGTCCGGAGTGCCAAGATTGGCAGTCGAGACCGTGAAAGGTCAGGCATTTGACGTGGGACCACGTTATACGGACCTGCAGTACATCGGCGAGGGGGCATACGGCATGGTCTG TTCAGCATATGATCACGTCAACAAGATCCGAGCTGCAATTAAAAAGATCAGTCCTTTTGAGCACCAGACATACTGCCAACGCACACTGCGAGAGATCAAGATACTCCTGCGCTTCAAACATGAAAATGTCATTGGCATTAATGACATTCTTCGTGCACCTACCATAGATCAGATGCGTGATGT ATATATAGTTCAGGATTTGATGGAGACGGATCTTTATAAGCTTCTGAAGACCCAGCAACTCAGCAATGACCATATCTGCTACTTTCTCTATCAGATTCTTCGAGGGCTGAAATACATTCACTCTGCCAATGTGCTTCACCGGGATTTGAAGCCAAGCAATCTTCTCATCAACACCACATGTGACCTGAAG ATCTGTGATTTTGGCTTAGCCCGAATTGCTGATCCAGACCACGATCACACAGGATTCTTAACAGAGTATGTTGCCACTCGCTGGTATCGAGCTCCTGAAATCATGCTTAATTCCAAG gGTTACACTAAGTCCATTGATATATGGTCAGTGGGCTGCATCTTGGCCGAGATGCTGTCAAATCGACCTATCTTTCCTGGCAAGCACTACCTGGACCAGCTGAACCACATCTTGG GTATTTTGGGCTCCCCATCTCAGGATGACCTGAACTGCATCATCAACACAAAGGCTCGTAATTATCTCCAGTCATTGCCTCAAAAGCCCAAAGTTCCCTGGGCCAAACTGTTCCCAAAAGCTGATTCCAAAG CTCTGGACCTGTTGGATAAAATGTTGACCTTTAACCCAAATAAGCGTATCACAGTGGAGGAGTCTTTGGCACACCCTTACCTGGAGCAGTACTATGACCCTTCAGATGAG CCAGTTGCTGAGGAACCGTTCAGGTTTGACATGGAGCTGGATGACTTGCCCAAAGAGAAGCTGAAAGAACTGATATTTGAAGAAACTGCACGATTCCAGCCTGCCTATCAAGGGCCCTGA